A single region of the Phycisphaerae bacterium RAS1 genome encodes:
- a CDS encoding 7TM receptor with intracellular HD hydrolase, translating into MWPFDRSNVRRKEIRRSKAERGLAWYQWRPTRLPLAPALTTLLVAVLASLILNTGNDPSPYHAGQYLSRAVPSRVNFRVLDEEQTRAVRIRAQDNTPNYYQLDDALRTDLQGRLTSALRVVRESADNPERMRDAATQLKLQLDDEAVAELRRMSVEDEAAAFTRAVEAAVQELVSRPLVETTEATQRRTALTAMLCGGSGGECRAVDVAALLYANDASDVEQVAEAAARKFPPPLQASMRSSILGMLRDGAGAGGKPLYRYDGVRSLEAAQRAERSVEPQFVTYGRDALIADPGPITPDESRLLRAEQEQFVAAMSASPEGRSVQTLIALARSLIVFIVIVGLAAYLWRYQRRLLLNPMQYTLTPALLLALLGAGRGLYLVWGNGHFAVGVQALAAALVAILYSRGAMIGVCGALAALLTLATREGLGFFLMMLAVGATMLFQLRGVRNRGTIVLVGVVAAGVALVTTIATGLIEGESLLFSVRHHAMWAAITTLAAAFVVEGILPGIERVFGISTGMTLLEWCDANKPLLRMLAAEAPGTYNHSLMVGTMAEAACEAIGANGLLARAGAYYHDIGKVNKPEYFIENQDPGDSRHERLSPAMSHLIIVNHVKDGIEMAREYGVPAALHAFIVEHHGTTLVEFFYHAASKQRRPEDPEVPDTSFRYPGPKPQSRETAVLMICDAVEGMVRAMPEPTPGRIEDTVSRLVQKRLLDGQFDECDLTFRDLQTIENSIIKSLNSIYHARIKYPEPDDEKAEPATAPPKAS; encoded by the coding sequence ATGTGGCCGTTTGATCGATCCAACGTTCGCCGCAAAGAGATTCGGCGCTCCAAGGCCGAGCGCGGGCTGGCGTGGTATCAATGGCGTCCGACGCGGCTGCCGCTGGCGCCGGCGCTGACGACGCTGCTGGTCGCCGTGCTGGCGTCGCTGATTCTAAACACGGGCAACGACCCGTCGCCCTATCATGCCGGCCAGTACTTGAGCCGGGCGGTTCCATCGCGCGTCAACTTCCGCGTCCTGGATGAAGAGCAGACGCGGGCGGTCCGCATCCGGGCGCAGGACAACACGCCGAACTACTACCAGCTTGACGACGCGCTGCGGACGGACCTGCAGGGGCGGCTCACCAGCGCGCTGCGCGTGGTACGCGAGTCGGCGGACAATCCCGAGCGGATGCGCGACGCGGCGACGCAACTCAAGCTGCAGCTCGATGACGAAGCGGTCGCGGAATTGCGGCGGATGTCGGTCGAGGATGAGGCGGCGGCGTTCACGCGGGCCGTGGAGGCCGCGGTTCAGGAGCTTGTTTCGCGGCCGCTGGTGGAGACCACGGAGGCGACGCAGCGGCGGACGGCTCTGACGGCGATGCTGTGCGGCGGATCGGGCGGGGAATGCCGCGCGGTCGACGTGGCCGCATTGCTGTACGCGAACGACGCGAGCGATGTCGAGCAAGTCGCCGAAGCCGCGGCGCGGAAATTCCCGCCGCCGCTTCAGGCGAGCATGAGGAGCTCGATTCTCGGGATGCTGCGCGACGGAGCCGGAGCGGGCGGCAAGCCGCTTTATCGGTACGACGGCGTGCGCTCGCTTGAAGCGGCGCAGCGGGCGGAGCGGAGCGTCGAGCCGCAGTTCGTCACGTATGGGCGTGATGCGCTGATCGCCGACCCCGGTCCGATCACGCCCGACGAGTCCCGGCTGCTGCGGGCGGAGCAGGAGCAATTCGTTGCAGCGATGTCCGCCAGTCCCGAGGGGCGGAGCGTGCAGACGCTGATCGCTCTGGCGCGGAGCCTGATCGTCTTCATTGTCATCGTCGGCCTGGCGGCGTACCTGTGGCGCTACCAGCGGCGGCTGCTGCTGAACCCGATGCAGTACACGCTGACGCCGGCGCTGTTGCTGGCGCTGCTGGGGGCGGGCCGCGGACTCTACCTGGTCTGGGGGAACGGGCACTTCGCGGTCGGCGTGCAGGCGCTGGCGGCGGCGCTGGTGGCGATTCTGTACTCGCGCGGGGCGATGATCGGCGTGTGCGGGGCGCTGGCGGCGCTGCTTACGCTGGCGACGCGCGAGGGGTTGGGCTTCTTTCTCATGATGCTGGCCGTCGGCGCGACAATGCTTTTTCAGCTTCGCGGCGTGCGCAACCGCGGGACGATCGTGCTGGTCGGCGTCGTCGCGGCGGGCGTGGCGCTGGTGACGACGATCGCCACCGGGCTGATCGAGGGCGAATCGCTGCTCTTTTCGGTGCGTCACCACGCGATGTGGGCGGCGATCACGACGCTGGCGGCGGCGTTCGTGGTTGAGGGCATCCTGCCGGGCATCGAGCGCGTTTTCGGCATCAGCACGGGCATGACGCTGCTGGAGTGGTGCGACGCCAACAAGCCGCTCCTGCGGATGCTCGCCGCGGAAGCGCCCGGGACGTACAACCACAGCCTGATGGTGGGAACGATGGCGGAGGCGGCCTGCGAGGCGATCGGCGCGAACGGGCTGCTGGCGCGGGCGGGCGCCTACTACCACGACATCGGCAAGGTGAACAAGCCCGAGTACTTCATCGAGAACCAGGATCCCGGCGACAGCCGGCATGAGCGCCTCAGCCCGGCGATGAGCCATCTCATCATCGTCAACCACGTGAAGGACGGCATCGAGATGGCGCGCGAGTACGGCGTGCCGGCGGCGCTGCATGCGTTCATCGTCGAGCACCACGGGACGACGCTAGTCGAGTTTTTTTACCACGCCGCCAGCAAGCAGCGCCGCCCGGAAGACCCCGAGGTGCCGGATACGTCGTTCCGCTATCCGGGACCCAAGCCGCAGTCGCGCGAGACGGCGGTGCTGATGATCTGCGACGCGGTGGAGGGAATGGTGCGCGCCATGCCGGAGCCGACACCGGGACGGATCGAGGACACCGTGTCGCGGCTGGTGCAGAAGCGGCTGCTCGACGGCCAGTTCGACGAGTGCGACCTGACCTTCCGCGATCTCCAGACGATCGAAAACAGCATCATCAAGAGCCTCAACAGCATCTACCACGCGCGCATCAAGTACCCCGAGCCGGACGACGAGAAGGCGGAGCCGGCGACCGCGCCGCCGAAGGCTTCCTGA
- the wbpA gene encoding UDP-N-acetyl-D-glucosamine 6-dehydrogenase, with amino-acid sequence MALPARWRDTVGGPWSDSRMSKHSDALMKKIQDHSVVVGIMGLGYVGLPLAREFCANNIKVIGFDVDPEKVSMLKSGKTYIRHLPGKFFKGLCDKGLFDPTTDFTRLREPDAILIAVPTPLDKMRDPDMTYVVATAEAISRRLRKGQLIVLESTTYPGTTREVVQPILDRRGLKLDQEYFLAFSPEREDPGRANITTRDIPKVVGGMTKTCGELAAALYGQVVTRVVPVSSCEVAEACKIVENVYRSVNIALVNELKLIFDRMGFDIWEVIDAAKTKPFGFQPFYPGPGLGGHCIPIDPLYLSWKAKQYGRPTRFIELAAEINTHMPEHVINRVGEALNDRGKALKGSRVLILGLAYKKDVDDVRESPSVTLIELLQQRGAKVSYHDPFIKNAKPMREHNITHMRSVPLSPESLKKFDCVLISTDHSTVDYDMVCRHASLVVDSRNACKDVKQNTKKIVKA; translated from the coding sequence TTGGCGCTGCCGGCGCGGTGGAGAGACACCGTGGGCGGCCCCTGGAGCGATTCACGAATGAGCAAGCACTCAGACGCACTGATGAAGAAGATACAGGACCACTCGGTGGTGGTCGGGATCATGGGGCTGGGATACGTCGGGCTGCCCCTGGCGCGGGAGTTCTGCGCCAACAACATCAAGGTCATCGGCTTTGACGTCGACCCCGAGAAGGTCAGCATGTTGAAGTCGGGCAAGACGTACATCCGGCACTTGCCGGGCAAGTTCTTCAAGGGGCTGTGTGACAAAGGGTTGTTCGACCCGACCACCGACTTCACCCGCCTGCGCGAGCCGGACGCGATCCTGATCGCCGTTCCGACGCCGCTGGACAAGATGCGCGACCCCGACATGACCTACGTGGTGGCGACGGCGGAGGCGATCAGCAGGCGGCTGCGCAAGGGGCAGCTCATCGTGCTCGAATCGACCACCTATCCGGGCACGACGCGCGAAGTGGTGCAGCCGATTCTGGATCGCCGCGGTCTGAAGCTGGACCAGGAGTATTTCCTGGCGTTTTCGCCGGAGCGTGAGGACCCGGGCCGGGCGAACATCACCACGCGCGATATTCCGAAGGTGGTGGGCGGCATGACCAAGACCTGCGGCGAGCTGGCCGCGGCGCTGTATGGGCAGGTGGTGACGCGCGTCGTGCCGGTCTCAAGCTGCGAAGTCGCCGAGGCGTGCAAGATCGTCGAAAACGTCTATCGCTCGGTGAACATCGCGCTGGTGAACGAGCTGAAGCTGATTTTTGACCGCATGGGCTTCGACATCTGGGAGGTCATCGACGCGGCCAAGACCAAGCCCTTCGGCTTCCAGCCCTTCTATCCCGGCCCGGGGCTGGGCGGGCACTGCATCCCGATCGACCCGCTCTACCTGTCGTGGAAGGCCAAGCAGTACGGCCGGCCGACGCGCTTCATCGAGCTGGCGGCGGAAATCAACACGCATATGCCCGAGCACGTGATCAATCGCGTCGGCGAAGCGCTGAACGATCGCGGCAAGGCGCTGAAGGGGTCGCGCGTGCTGATTCTGGGGCTGGCGTACAAGAAGGACGTGGACGACGTGCGCGAATCGCCGTCGGTGACGCTGATCGAGCTGTTGCAGCAGCGCGGGGCGAAGGTCTCGTATCACGATCCGTTCATCAAGAACGCCAAGCCGATGCGCGAGCACAACATCACGCATATGCGCAGCGTTCCGCTCAGCCCGGAGAGCCTGAAGAAATTCGACTGCGTGCTGATCTCGACCGATCACAGCACGGTTGACTACGACATGGTCTGCCGGCATGCGTCGCTGGTGGTCGATTCGCGGAACGCGTGCAAGGACGTGAAGCAGAATACGAAGAAGATCGTGAAGGCGTAA
- the smc_2 gene encoding Chromosome partition protein Smc produces the protein MEAPHFPTPFPGRTDIMESSNARNRTADNDPNATKPAGTNENGKSGRRTANEKAPPPSESRPAADSAAAARPLAPASIPGGDDGSTVLQDVFLDERNDVLAVIHELEDQLDRQQEVRDALERDLSDKSEKLQTTTQRNQELEWQIVSLQTRCESLEQLRKDVSVLEDELTDAANRAQRTAEQLSRSEQERHRVSQELRNNNKQLEELWATKKERDGLRADVKTLAARVEELERGARDNADEKTGLQVRLQDAQQELDVLRAERQDLLNNLKSAEESNRELTRTQEALEDKMETLRTERKNILAQLAQHERDNARLIEQRQFYESEVTSLRTVNRNIEAALAGVKKAFAEVRVSLAETSARARRRSLDGWPRLGGTLRGIGGETTAIESAPDSGMGENTADALAGSAAETD, from the coding sequence ATGGAGGCCCCGCACTTCCCGACACCCTTTCCGGGACGGACAGACATCATGGAATCCAGCAACGCGCGCAACCGAACTGCGGACAACGACCCGAACGCGACCAAGCCCGCCGGCACGAATGAGAATGGCAAGTCCGGTCGCCGCACCGCCAACGAGAAGGCGCCGCCGCCGAGCGAGTCGCGGCCGGCCGCCGATTCGGCCGCCGCGGCCCGCCCGCTTGCGCCGGCGTCGATCCCGGGCGGCGACGACGGCTCGACCGTTCTGCAGGACGTGTTCCTGGACGAGCGCAACGACGTTCTGGCGGTCATTCACGAGCTGGAAGACCAGCTCGACCGGCAGCAGGAGGTTCGTGACGCGCTGGAGCGCGATCTGTCGGACAAGAGCGAGAAGCTGCAGACGACGACGCAGCGGAACCAGGAGCTGGAGTGGCAGATCGTCTCGCTTCAGACGCGCTGCGAATCGCTGGAGCAGCTTCGCAAGGACGTGTCGGTGCTGGAAGACGAACTGACCGACGCCGCCAACCGCGCGCAGCGGACGGCCGAGCAGTTGTCGCGGTCGGAGCAGGAACGGCATCGCGTCTCGCAGGAGCTGCGCAACAACAACAAGCAGCTTGAAGAGCTGTGGGCGACGAAGAAGGAGCGCGACGGGCTGCGGGCGGACGTCAAGACGCTCGCGGCGCGCGTGGAGGAGCTGGAGCGCGGGGCGCGCGACAACGCCGACGAGAAGACCGGTCTGCAGGTGCGGCTGCAGGACGCGCAGCAGGAACTCGACGTGCTGCGGGCCGAGCGGCAGGACCTGCTGAACAACCTGAAGTCGGCGGAGGAGTCCAACCGTGAGCTGACGCGCACGCAGGAAGCGCTGGAAGACAAGATGGAGACGCTGCGGACCGAGCGGAAGAACATCCTGGCCCAGCTCGCGCAGCACGAGCGCGACAACGCCCGGCTCATCGAGCAGCGGCAGTTCTACGAAAGCGAAGTCACGTCGCTGCGCACGGTGAACCGCAACATCGAGGCCGCCCTGGCCGGCGTGAAGAAGGCCTTCGCCGAGGTGCGCGTCTCGCTGGCCGAGACCAGCGCCCGCGCCCGCCGCCGCAGTCTGGACGGCTGGCCGCGCCTGGGCGGCACGCTCCGCGGCATCGGCGGGGAAACGACGGCGATTGAATCCGCGCCCGACTCCGGCATGGGCGAAAACACCGCCGACGCACTTGCGGGCAGCGCCGCGGAAACGGACTGA
- the rsbP_3 gene encoding Phosphoserine phosphatase RsbP, producing the protein MPSIVVRSKTGLLGTFELSRRPLTLGRADNCDIVLRNDAEVSREHAQIWLDESGNVVVADRKSKNGTRVDDGDVFHNETRIATRTVRIGEHDVELVGVRGAGRTSDVKFLPDTPTHLGSTRYFPSSKQLDLSNQRLQLLMSLTARIGGVFERKQLLEQAVDACCEALQFERALIALKTARGDTEAPITRNIGQDENGAYKVSRTLINKALVYGERAIVNNPATDVENLSESMVRFPICSALCVPILHRDEVLGVIYGDRVTRGSISSYSPSDVDFLAAIAQQVGVGTSNLRLLQEHVRSQKMFASLEQARGIQQRLLPAEPLEMGRVRVEGYNEPSSAVSGDYFDYFDLGDGRIGLIIADVTGHGLPAALMMANLQAAVQVALTPTTSLPDLAARMNKLVCQNTASNVFITAILGWIDSNTGTLEFVSCGHPAPILITHDGGIIEFADSENALPLGVLPDDTYHVRRIGPERGVTAGLFFTDGLIEAADPAGTMLGSQPVIRNLLALPERTTDAIIESTLKLVRGHLGGRDNADDLTLLALRLK; encoded by the coding sequence ATGCCCTCGATCGTCGTCCGCTCCAAGACCGGTCTGCTCGGCACGTTCGAGCTGTCGCGGCGGCCGCTCACGCTGGGCCGGGCCGACAACTGCGACATCGTGCTGCGCAATGACGCCGAGGTCTCGCGCGAGCACGCCCAGATCTGGCTGGACGAGTCGGGCAACGTGGTGGTGGCCGATCGCAAGAGCAAGAACGGCACGCGCGTGGACGACGGGGACGTCTTTCACAACGAGACGCGCATTGCGACGCGCACCGTCCGCATCGGTGAGCACGACGTGGAGCTGGTCGGCGTTCGCGGCGCGGGGCGCACGTCGGACGTCAAATTCCTGCCCGATACGCCCACCCACCTGGGCAGCACGCGCTATTTCCCGTCCAGCAAGCAGCTCGATCTCAGCAACCAGCGGCTGCAACTGCTGATGAGCCTCACCGCGCGCATCGGCGGCGTCTTCGAGCGCAAGCAGCTCCTGGAGCAGGCCGTCGACGCCTGCTGCGAGGCGCTGCAATTCGAGCGGGCCCTGATCGCCCTCAAAACCGCCCGCGGCGACACCGAGGCCCCCATCACGCGCAACATCGGCCAGGACGAAAACGGCGCCTACAAGGTCAGCCGCACGCTGATCAACAAGGCCCTGGTCTACGGCGAGCGGGCGATCGTCAACAATCCCGCCACGGACGTCGAGAACCTCAGCGAGAGCATGGTGCGCTTTCCGATCTGCTCGGCGCTATGCGTGCCGATCCTGCACCGCGACGAAGTGCTCGGAGTGATCTACGGCGACCGCGTGACGCGCGGCTCGATCAGCAGCTACAGCCCGTCCGACGTCGATTTCCTGGCCGCGATCGCGCAGCAGGTGGGCGTGGGCACGTCGAATCTGCGGCTGCTGCAGGAGCACGTCCGCTCGCAGAAGATGTTCGCCTCGCTGGAGCAGGCGCGCGGCATTCAGCAGCGCCTGCTGCCGGCCGAGCCGCTGGAGATGGGGCGCGTGCGTGTCGAGGGCTACAACGAGCCCTCCTCGGCGGTCAGCGGCGACTACTTTGACTACTTCGATCTGGGCGACGGGCGCATCGGCCTGATCATCGCCGACGTGACCGGCCACGGCCTGCCCGCGGCACTGATGATGGCCAACCTGCAGGCCGCCGTGCAGGTCGCGCTGACGCCGACCACCTCGCTGCCCGACCTGGCGGCCCGCATGAACAAGCTGGTCTGCCAGAACACGGCGTCGAACGTGTTCATCACGGCGATTCTGGGCTGGATCGACTCGAACACCGGTACGCTCGAATTCGTGAGTTGCGGGCATCCCGCTCCGATCCTCATCACGCACGACGGCGGCATCATCGAGTTCGCCGACAGCGAGAACGCGCTGCCGCTGGGAGTCTTGCCGGACGACACGTATCACGTGCGGCGGATCGGCCCGGAGCGCGGTGTGACGGCGGGTTTGTTTTTCACGGACGGGCTGATCGAAGCGGCCGACCCCGCCGGCACGATGCTCGGGTCGCAGCCGGTCATTCGCAATCTGCTGGCGCTGCCGGAGCGTACGACGGACGCGATAATCGAGAGCACGCTGAAGCTGGTTCGCGGGCACCTGGGCGGGCGGGATAACGCGGACGATCTGACGCTCCTGGCGCTACGGCTGAAATAA
- a CDS encoding peptide synthase: MTAAATIPLNGFQRTMLLWEEIHPYIAVHAVRLRGHCDGDALRDAIAAARRELGVGSICVAPDGRSMAIAPPAETAALSVSECDGADAALTAAIDEEMNRPFGAGRHDPLRWRVLQRRDDSFWLLLAYHHVVADARGIERLMARIVARCVGAAPVEASRAAVSRPPPVERTASAPAAFVRAMGLYFRMRYAHKMPDEREMDDRTVTARRSLAAPETARLIAACKSGGVGVNDACLAALTAALAEQTPDRRVSRHRRELVLASVLSTRAAERCGAGAASQSAWDVRLADMLVRVRHPDAGMSSILRTIAAQTQQAKRRRSATPVSVMHGFFVRNIWPIFGIPNHRRSYRKLLPISGGVSSVRVAEAGFGAAADSVLAYVRACPPGPAMPLVLAPTLMRGRVELTLVFRPATMPMLRGEALLDSVVAALSRP, from the coding sequence ATGACGGCGGCCGCGACGATTCCGCTGAACGGTTTCCAGCGCACGATGCTCCTCTGGGAGGAGATTCACCCATACATCGCCGTGCACGCGGTTCGTCTGCGCGGACACTGCGACGGCGACGCCCTGCGCGACGCCATCGCCGCCGCGCGGCGCGAGTTAGGAGTGGGTTCGATCTGCGTTGCGCCCGACGGACGATCCATGGCGATTGCGCCGCCGGCGGAAACGGCCGCGCTTTCCGTTTCAGAGTGCGACGGCGCCGACGCAGCGCTGACAGCGGCGATTGACGAGGAAATGAACCGCCCCTTTGGCGCCGGGCGGCACGACCCGCTGCGCTGGCGCGTGCTGCAGCGCCGCGACGATTCGTTCTGGTTGCTGCTGGCCTACCATCACGTCGTCGCCGACGCGCGCGGCATCGAGAGGTTGATGGCGCGCATCGTCGCGCGATGTGTTGGCGCCGCCCCCGTGGAAGCGTCACGCGCCGCCGTGAGCCGGCCGCCGCCGGTCGAGCGGACCGCGTCGGCGCCGGCGGCATTTGTGCGGGCCATGGGGCTGTATTTCCGCATGCGCTACGCCCACAAGATGCCCGATGAACGGGAGATGGACGATCGAACGGTCACCGCCCGCCGAAGCCTGGCGGCGCCAGAGACGGCGAGGCTGATCGCGGCTTGCAAGTCGGGAGGCGTCGGGGTGAACGACGCCTGCCTGGCGGCGCTAACCGCGGCGCTCGCCGAACAGACGCCCGACCGGCGCGTCAGCCGCCATCGCCGCGAGCTGGTGCTGGCCAGCGTGCTCAGCACGCGCGCCGCCGAGCGCTGCGGCGCCGGCGCCGCGAGCCAGTCCGCGTGGGACGTTCGGCTGGCCGACATGCTGGTGCGCGTCCGCCACCCGGACGCCGGCATGTCATCGATACTCAGGACGATCGCCGCCCAAACGCAGCAAGCCAAGCGACGACGCAGCGCGACGCCCGTGTCCGTGATGCATGGCTTTTTCGTCCGCAATATCTGGCCGATTTTCGGCATTCCCAACCACCGCCGCAGCTATCGCAAGCTGCTGCCGATCAGCGGCGGCGTGAGCAGCGTGCGTGTTGCGGAGGCCGGCTTCGGCGCGGCGGCGGACTCGGTGCTGGCGTACGTGCGCGCCTGTCCGCCGGGGCCTGCCATGCCGCTGGTGCTGGCGCCGACGCTGATGCGCGGGCGAGTGGAGCTGACGCTCGTGTTTCGACCGGCGACGATGCCGATGCTGCGCGGCGAGGCGCTGCTGGATTCGGTCGTGGCGGCGTTATCGAGACCGTAG
- a CDS encoding Isoprenylcysteine carboxyl methyltransferase (ICMT) family protein, whose translation MSLHAFPMLALALAVSVYWLCVARMVWRVRRRARGVRGVLIPSQSLERLMGVIWTPVIIAWLVLPWIAVARPDWLVVRSVLPAAASGHVLALAVRLGAAAVAIGCLLGSTLCWRHMGKHWRMAVDADAGKLFVNGPFAYVRHPIYALSILLMLCSALILPAAAMLVAAAVHILLMHLKARNEEAFLLKRHGTEYAAYCGRTGRFVPRGRQRITAA comes from the coding sequence ATGAGTCTGCACGCCTTCCCGATGTTGGCGCTGGCCCTCGCCGTCAGCGTCTACTGGCTGTGCGTGGCGCGCATGGTCTGGCGCGTCCGCCGGCGAGCACGCGGCGTGCGCGGGGTCCTGATCCCGAGCCAATCGCTCGAGCGCCTGATGGGGGTCATCTGGACGCCGGTGATCATCGCGTGGCTTGTCCTGCCGTGGATCGCCGTCGCCCGCCCGGACTGGCTGGTGGTGCGTTCCGTTCTTCCGGCGGCGGCAAGCGGTCACGTCCTGGCGCTTGCCGTGCGTCTGGGAGCGGCTGCGGTGGCGATCGGTTGCCTGCTCGGGTCGACCCTCTGCTGGCGACACATGGGTAAGCACTGGCGGATGGCCGTGGACGCGGACGCCGGCAAGCTCTTTGTGAACGGTCCATTCGCGTACGTCCGGCATCCCATCTATGCGCTCAGCATCCTCCTGATGCTCTGCTCGGCGCTGATCCTGCCGGCCGCGGCTATGCTCGTCGCAGCCGCGGTTCACATTCTGCTGATGCACCTCAAGGCGCGCAACGAGGAGGCGTTTCTTCTCAAGCGCCACGGGACGGAGTACGCCGCGTACTGCGGGCGAACCGGGCGTTTCGTGCCGCGCGGCCGGCAGCGGATAACCGCGGCATGA